The region CCAGCCGCTGCTGCAGCAATGGCTGCGGCCTGGGCCTTGGCGAACTCACGGCGGGTCATGCTCATTCGGCTTCTCCTGCAGGGTCGAGGAGTTCGTGATAGATCAACGCCGCATTCAGCACGCCGGGCAAATTGTTGATCTGGTCAATGCGTTGCAGAATCTGATGTTCATTCGCTGTTTCAAGTACCACCACCAATTTTCCGGCGGCACTTTCCTGATGCAATTCCAGGCCGTCAAGCAGGCGCAAGTTAACTTTTACCACTTCCAGCAATTGCGGACGGGCAAGTACCACAAGGCTGGCAATATGTAGCGTTTCGTCCATGCACTGGCTCCAACAGACACTAAAAAATGCCAATCAATTAGGCGGCCCGGGTGGTCCGTAGAGCATTTGTAAAAACCAGATGATGAAGCCGTAGCCACCGACGATAGCCACCGATAGCAAGGGGAACAGGCAGGCGACGAGGAAGATGAACAGCAACGCCTCTTTGCGACGCACAGGTTTTTGTTCTTCAGCCGATGGCATGGAACGCTCTCCAGGCAGACCTGGATTTAGAGTAGACCTACTCACCTGACGCGGCTAACCGCAGCCCTTTAAATAGACAAAAGGCTTTAAGCACCGAGCCAGGAAGTTTGGATAACAGGCGGCGCCTTAATAATGTAAATACTAGTTATTTGTATCAGCGTTGGCTTTCAAGAAAATACATCAGGCGTGAGAAATGCACAGGGCCCGAACAAGTCGGGCCCTGGCATGAGGATAAACAGGACATGAGTCAGAACTTGACCTTGATGCCAAGGATGCCTTCATAGCCATGGCTGTCGCTGTCCAAACCTTTCTCGTAACCGCCAGATACATGGATGGTGGTTGTTTCGCTGACCTGATAGTCCACGCCCAGGTTCAGCTCGGTCCAGGTTCCGCCCATGTCGGTAGTGAAGGGGATAAAACCATCGTTTGATGAGAACTCGGTTTTCGGCTGGCTCTTGAACTCGTGCCAGACGCTGGGGCGTATCCACAGATTGGTACGGTGCAATTTACCCTTGCCGTCTTCACGGAACAGGTCCTTGTCGATGCGCACCCCGAGGCGCCCGGTCAGGGAATCGACGTCTTCAAAGCGCACATCGGCGGCGGCGTCGTGGCTGTCGTTGATTTTGATCTTGCTGACAATCACCTGGGCTTGTGGCTCGATCTTCAGCGATTCGTCCTTGTTCAGCTTGAACGGGTAACCGGCCTCCAGCGAGGCGGTAATGCCCTTGCCCTTGGTTTTCAACCGCGGCAGGTCATCAGGGTGGGCCTGGATATCGAAGTGGTTGAATTGCAACACGCCATCCAGGTACCAACCTGCAGCACCGTAGTGGGTCCAGTAACCACCGAGGCCAGTGGCGCGCACCTTGGCATCGCCTGCGGCACTGCCGTCGGTGTGTTCGACATCTCCGGCGATCTTGCCAGCAGACAGCGACAGGCCGGCCTGATTGGAGCTGCCGTCGGTGTCTTCACTGTGGTACAGGTCGATACCCACCTGAAAAGCTTGCTGGCTGTAGTCGACGCTACTGCCATTGCCCAGGCTCTGATCGCCCTGGCCATAGATCAATCGGCCCCAGCCCAGCGATGGGCCGTAGTCGCTTTGCGCCTCGTTTGGCAACGGATCGACGGCGTTGCGCACCTCTTCGCCCATACGCTCATGCAGGGTATCGACCAGCATGCGGCTGTAGCGCAGGGTCATGCCGGGAATGGCGCTGTACAACGAGGTTTCCGGGCGGTAGTTGGGCACCTGGCGTGCGGGTTGTGGGGTAGGGGGGACTACCACGGGCGGCACCACGACGGGAGGCACTATCACTGGAGGAACTACCACGGGGGGCTTATCCACGGGCTTGTCGATGGGGTCCACAGGTTTCGGATCGTCATCGTCATCATCGTCGGGGTCAGGTTGCGGTTTTGGATCGACAGGCACCGCGTCCTGGGTCGAGCGCAGATACCATGCCTGAGCGTTGCTGTCATCGAGGCTGGCGCGATGCAAGGTGTATTCATAGGGGCCTGCCTTGACCCGACTGAGCAATCTGAACGCTTGCGCCTGAGTGGTGCCGCCATTGATTGCATCGACGACCTGAATACCATTGCCGCGGGTCAAAGCACCGGGGCCGCCGGTGTTCTTGATCTGCAGATTGCTGCTGCCGCTGGCCTGGCCGCCATCGATCACCAGTTTGTCCGACGGCGACTGGTCGTCGTAGAGATAAGTATTGAGGGCAATGGTGCCGTTATTGCCTTGGTAGCGGTTAACAGTGAGGGTTTTGTAACCGCTGCCGACCGGGGCGCTGAAGTCGATCAGGCTGTTGTCGTTGCCAAGGCTGCTGAGGTTCGAGTTGCCGGTGAGCTTCCACAAGCTGGTATCGCTCATGCTCAGGGTCGAGGTGCTGTCCTGGGCGGTGGTAGCGGCACCGTTGACCTGGGAACTGCTCAGGTTGATGGTGGCAAGGCCCGGCGCTGTTGCACCGGCGTCGACATGCAGCCAATGGCCGCTGCCGCCAGCGATTACATCCTCCAGATCAGCCTCGGCAACGCCGTCAATCGCCAGGGTTGCGCCTTGCTGGTTGTGCAGTACGCTGCTGCGCACATCGGCCTTGCTCACGGCAACGTCGCTGCCTTGCAGGTACAGCGCCGATGCATCGCTACCGGCGGCGCTGACGGTGGTTTGCTCGGCGCTCAACTGGCCACCCTCTTTGACCAGCATCCCGTGCGCATCCGCACCCTGGGTAATGATGCTGGCCTGCGACAGGATCGCTGCGCTGGGTGAGCTGTTCACCAGAACACCGTGAGCGCCCGAACCGCTGGTGCTGGCGACTGTGTTCGCGGCATGTAACTGGCCACCGCGCTCAGCGTGCAGGGCTGCCGAATTGTCACCCAAGGTACGGATGCTGGAATCCCTCAGGTCCAGGGTTGCGGTCTGGCTGTCCTTGAAGTTGCGGCTCACTCGAGCACCGCTGGCATTGGCACCCAGGGTCTGGACGGTGACGCTGTTGGCTTCGAGTACAACGTTGCCGGGTTTGATCCCGCCGACACCCGCGTACAGGCCAATGGAGCGGTCGCCTTCGGTTTTTACCGACACGCCATTGAGCTGCATACTGCCGCCGTCATCCACGGCGGCCCCATAGGCTTGCGAGCCTTGGGTGAGCAAGTGAGTGCCGTTGGCAATCAGCATGGCCCCTTCATTGCGCGAAACCAGGGCATGGGGAAAGGTCAGGTTCGATTGCACTGGCGAGCCATTGCCGCGGGTGGTCACCGTGCCGCCGTTCAGCGTCACCTTGGCGTTCTGGTTAGCGACCACACCGATGGCATTGTCGTCGCCGGAGGTATAAACGTTGACGTTATCAGCGTTGACCGTGGCGTTGCCTGCGCTGATCCCGGTGGCATAGTTGCCCTGGGTGCTGACGCTGGCGTTGCTGATCTGGATGTCCGCGCCGTCGCCTGCGCTAATGCCAAAACTGGATTTCGGCGTGGTGCGTATCTGGCTGCCGCTGAGCACCAGGCGCGATCCCGCGCCCTCGACCAGGACACCGGGAGCCCAGGGACCGTTGGCATTGAGCGCATCCACGGTAATTTTGCTGTTGTCTACCTGTGCCTGGGCGCCAGCAACAATGTTCAGGCCGATGGAACGCGCACCGAACACCGATAGGTCGCTGTTGGAGATCTGTGCCTGGCTGCCGGAGCCTTCGACTGACACCCCATGACCAAAGGTGCCCTGCGTGTGCAGTACGCTGTCATCGATAGTCAGATCGCCACCGG is a window of Pseudomonas sp. DG56-2 DNA encoding:
- a CDS encoding chaperone NapD → MDETLHIASLVVLARPQLLEVVKVNLRLLDGLELHQESAAGKLVVVLETANEHQILQRIDQINNLPGVLNAALIYHELLDPAGEAE
- the napE gene encoding periplasmic nitrate reductase, NapE protein, with product MPSAEEQKPVRRKEALLFIFLVACLFPLLSVAIVGGYGFIIWFLQMLYGPPGPPN
- a CDS encoding autotransporter outer membrane beta-barrel domain-containing protein, with amino-acid sequence MKHVSEIALPLDHLAHNRLAMAISLILGSMCYLSIKDVEAEDAVVSIERLDDHPPSVAALQLGPVLGLLGVPVPITVTVANGVGIVSGAVDSSSVYLRAANATGVKAGAAIQISFEQGSVINSAVTGATANGQKALVAVDGGKISGTGVRIEMLPQTALGVPFTASNMTGVTVQNGGVISLDNSQVSMGSTTGSNNVALLANGVSSAIDFSGGSISTIAKGSTAVLAQDGSSITLSKGTTITSSGAVLGTNISHGLKAESGSRISASDITVNTSATAASGARAEGNSEIVLSDSTFNATNAATTTTTTAVLHALGGSRINGSGLEISSSGANVAGARAEASSISLKDSHIIVTGGGNTGNPSAAARAMAGGDLTIDDSVLHTQGTFGHGVSVEGSGSQAQISNSDLSVFGARSIGLNIVAGAQAQVDNSKITVDALNANGPWAPGVLVEGAGSRLVLSGSQIRTTPKSSFGISAGDGADIQISNASVSTQGNYATGISAGNATVNADNVNVYTSGDDNAIGVVANQNAKVTLNGGTVTTRGNGSPVQSNLTFPHALVSRNEGAMLIANGTHLLTQGSQAYGAAVDDGGSMQLNGVSVKTEGDRSIGLYAGVGGIKPGNVVLEANSVTVQTLGANASGARVSRNFKDSQTATLDLRDSSIRTLGDNSAALHAERGGQLHAANTVASTSGSGAHGVLVNSSPSAAILSQASIITQGADAHGMLVKEGGQLSAEQTTVSAAGSDASALYLQGSDVAVSKADVRSSVLHNQQGATLAIDGVAEADLEDVIAGGSGHWLHVDAGATAPGLATINLSSSQVNGAATTAQDSTSTLSMSDTSLWKLTGNSNLSSLGNDNSLIDFSAPVGSGYKTLTVNRYQGNNGTIALNTYLYDDQSPSDKLVIDGGQASGSSNLQIKNTGGPGALTRGNGIQVVDAINGGTTQAQAFRLLSRVKAGPYEYTLHRASLDDSNAQAWYLRSTQDAVPVDPKPQPDPDDDDDDDPKPVDPIDKPVDKPPVVVPPVIVPPVVVPPVVVPPTPQPARQVPNYRPETSLYSAIPGMTLRYSRMLVDTLHERMGEEVRNAVDPLPNEAQSDYGPSLGWGRLIYGQGDQSLGNGSSVDYSQQAFQVGIDLYHSEDTDGSSNQAGLSLSAGKIAGDVEHTDGSAAGDAKVRATGLGGYWTHYGAAGWYLDGVLQFNHFDIQAHPDDLPRLKTKGKGITASLEAGYPFKLNKDESLKIEPQAQVIVSKIKINDSHDAAADVRFEDVDSLTGRLGVRIDKDLFREDGKGKLHRTNLWIRPSVWHEFKSQPKTEFSSNDGFIPFTTDMGGTWTELNLGVDYQVSETTTIHVSGGYEKGLDSDSHGYEGILGIKVKF